In Desulfotignum phosphitoxidans DSM 13687, a single window of DNA contains:
- a CDS encoding type I restriction-modification system subunit M — translation MNQAVHNKNVSFIWSIADDCLRDIYVRGKYRDVILPMVVLRRLDSLLEPTKEKVLEEVAFQKDDMGLVELDEKGLQDAAGYVFYNISKWTLKSLFATATNNQQILQANVEDYLAGFSANVKEIIEKFNLKTQIRHMAAKDVLLDVLEKFTSPYLNLTPHDKLDPDGNLMPALTNLGMGYVFEELIRKFNEENNEEAGEHFTPREVIELMTRLVFEPVKDRLPVVMTIYDPACGSGGMLTESQNFIADKKGQIRATGDVYLYGKEINDETYAICKSDMMIKGNDPKNIRPGSTLSTDEFASNRFDFMLSNPPYGKSWASEVKFIKDGAAVIDPRFKVVLKDYWHQPQPVDAVPRTSDGQLLFLMEMISKMKVFSESTAGSRVASVHNGSSLFTGDAGSGESNIRRHIIENDLLEAIIQLPNNLFYNTGITTYIWLLSNNKQPHRKGKVQLIDASRVFKKLRKNLGNKNCEFSPDHIREIVTCFLAMEIKEPEQDENKNNTGIAAKVFENSDFGYYKVAIERPDRRKARISPDRTAPLRFDRTLAEPMQWIYEQLGDAVYTPGTLAENEKLILGFCEDSGIALNGRNRKKLFSLDTWTRQLKLVAASQKLMEKIGPDEWDDFNRFEKAVDSALKVQKIRLSATEKKAILNAVSWYDETARRVIKKKVKLSGDKLDRLLEHLGCEESALPDFGYYPTDKTGEYLTYEPCTDLRDHESVPLKDDIHGFFKKEVTPHVPDAWINLDSVKIGYEVSFNKYFYRHKPLRSMEAVATDILDLEQQAEGLIADILGVDVATVSAVDND, via the coding sequence ATGAACCAAGCTGTGCACAATAAGAACGTATCATTTATCTGGTCCATTGCTGACGACTGCCTGAGAGATATTTATGTCCGGGGCAAATACCGGGATGTTATTTTGCCCATGGTGGTCTTACGAAGGCTGGACAGCCTTTTGGAGCCCACCAAAGAAAAGGTGCTCGAGGAGGTGGCTTTTCAGAAAGATGACATGGGGCTGGTGGAACTGGATGAAAAAGGGCTGCAGGATGCGGCGGGTTATGTATTCTACAATATCAGCAAGTGGACCTTGAAAAGCCTTTTTGCCACGGCCACCAATAACCAGCAGATCCTCCAGGCCAATGTGGAGGATTACCTGGCCGGTTTTTCAGCCAATGTCAAAGAGATCATTGAAAAATTCAACCTCAAAACCCAGATCCGCCACATGGCGGCCAAGGACGTACTGCTGGATGTCCTGGAAAAATTCACCTCCCCTTACCTGAACCTGACCCCCCATGACAAGCTGGACCCGGACGGCAATCTGATGCCCGCCTTAACCAACCTGGGCATGGGATACGTCTTTGAAGAGCTGATCAGGAAATTCAACGAAGAAAACAATGAAGAGGCAGGCGAGCATTTCACACCCAGAGAGGTGATCGAGCTGATGACCCGGCTGGTGTTTGAACCGGTAAAAGACAGACTTCCCGTTGTCATGACCATCTATGATCCAGCCTGCGGGTCCGGCGGCATGCTCACTGAATCCCAGAATTTTATTGCTGATAAAAAAGGACAGATCCGGGCCACGGGGGATGTGTATCTTTACGGCAAAGAGATCAACGATGAAACCTATGCCATCTGCAAATCCGATATGATGATCAAGGGAAATGACCCCAAAAATATCCGCCCGGGGTCCACCCTGTCCACGGATGAATTTGCTTCCAACCGGTTTGATTTCATGTTGTCCAATCCGCCCTACGGGAAAAGCTGGGCCAGTGAAGTAAAATTTATCAAGGACGGGGCAGCTGTCATTGATCCGCGGTTCAAGGTGGTTCTCAAAGATTATTGGCATCAGCCGCAGCCTGTGGATGCTGTTCCGCGCACAAGCGACGGGCAGCTTTTGTTTCTGATGGAAATGATCAGCAAGATGAAGGTCTTTTCCGAAAGTACGGCAGGCTCCCGGGTTGCATCGGTCCACAACGGCTCCAGCCTGTTTACCGGGGATGCCGGTTCCGGCGAAAGCAATATCCGCCGGCACATCATTGAAAATGATCTTCTGGAAGCCATTATCCAGCTTCCAAACAACCTGTTCTACAACACCGGCATCACCACCTATATCTGGCTGCTGTCCAACAACAAGCAGCCCCATCGAAAGGGAAAGGTCCAGCTCATTGATGCCTCCCGCGTTTTCAAGAAACTGAGAAAAAACCTGGGCAACAAGAACTGTGAATTCTCCCCGGATCATATCCGGGAGATTGTCACCTGCTTTCTTGCCATGGAGATCAAAGAACCGGAACAGGATGAAAACAAAAACAATACCGGCATTGCCGCCAAAGTGTTTGAAAACAGTGATTTCGGATATTACAAGGTGGCCATTGAGCGGCCGGACCGCAGAAAGGCGCGGATTTCACCTGACCGGACAGCACCCCTGCGGTTTGACAGAACCCTGGCAGAACCCATGCAATGGATCTACGAACAGTTAGGGGATGCAGTCTACACCCCCGGCACCCTGGCTGAAAATGAAAAACTGATTCTGGGTTTTTGTGAGGACAGCGGCATTGCCCTGAACGGCAGAAACCGCAAAAAACTGTTCAGCCTCGATACCTGGACCAGACAATTGAAACTGGTGGCAGCGTCCCAGAAACTCATGGAGAAGATCGGGCCGGATGAATGGGACGATTTCAACCGGTTTGAAAAAGCCGTGGACAGCGCCCTGAAAGTACAGAAAATAAGACTGTCGGCCACGGAAAAAAAGGCTATCCTCAATGCCGTGTCCTGGTATGATGAAACCGCCCGCAGGGTCATTAAAAAGAAGGTCAAACTCTCCGGCGACAAACTGGACAGGCTGCTGGAGCATCTGGGATGCGAAGAATCCGCCCTGCCCGACTTCGGATATTATCCCACAGACAAAACAGGGGAGTATCTCACCTATGAGCCCTGCACAGATCTTCGGGACCATGAATCCGTCCCCCTCAAAGATGACATCCACGGTTTTTTCAAAAAAGAAGTAACCCCCCATGTTCCTGACGCCTGGATTAATCTGGATTCGGTCAAGATCGGCTATGAAGTCAGCTTCAACAAGTATTTCTACCGCCACAAACCCCTGCGGTCCATGGAAGCGGTGGCAACCGACATCCTGGATCTGGAACAACAGGCGGAAGGACTGATCGCCGATATCCTGGGCGTAGATGTGGCAACTGTATCCGCGGTGGACAATGACTGA